DNA from Mucilaginibacter mallensis:
CCAATTAGCAATTCAAAACCTTCAGCAAGCTCATTAGCAGGAAACGAATTCAAAGAAATTATTGGGGCCAGTGAATGCATGCGTGATGTATTGGATAATGTTAAAATAGTGGGCACATCAGATATATCAGTGCTGATATTAGGAGAAAGCGGCACAGGAAAAGAACTGATAGCACAAAGTATTCATCGCGTCTCATCGCGAAAACAAAAGCCATTTGTAGCAGTAAACTGCGCTGCGTTGCCTGCAAACTTGATTGAATCGGAGCTATTCGGTCACGAAAAGGGCGCGTTCACCGGAGCGACAGATAAAAGAATAGGGAAGTTTGAACAAGGAAATGAAGGGACGGTTTTTTTAGACGAGATTGGAGAACTGCCGCTGGAACTACAGGTTAAGTTACTAAGAGTATTGCAGGAAAAAGAAGTGGAGCTTATAGGAGGCCGGACAAAAAAAATCGACGTTCGTATCATAGCAGCCACCAACCGAAACCTGGAAGAGGAGATAGTCGCGGGCAGGTTTAGGCTCGACCTTTATTATCGCATAAATATTTTCCCAATCACACTCCCTCCTTTACGTGAACGTAAAGATGATATCGTATCGTTAGCTAATCATTTTGTGAACATTTATGCCCGTAAGGAAAATAAAATGATCACAGGTGTAGCTGATCCTGTAATACAAAGTATGCTCAACTATGACTGGCCTGGCAATATAAGGGAATTGGAAAACTTGATGGCGAGAAGTGTTTTACTAACGAACGGGCCCATTATTAATTCACTAAAATTACCCGGTCAAAGTAAAGGTACCACACTGAGTCCACAAGGACTCATTAAAAGTATGACTGAAAACGAACGGGATCATATTTTGGTTGCACTTGAGCGGTGTAGCTGGAGAATATACGGACAGGGCGGGGCGGCGGAACTGCTGGAACTTAATCCTTCAACACTGAATTCGCGAATGAAAAAGTTGGGTATCGAAAAGAAGTACTCCAGGAATCAAGGCAACTAATCAGAGCGCTAGCTCCCCGAATTTAATGTGTAAACCGGATACCCGTACTACTGCCATCAAAGAAATCGCTTTAGTTGAATACAATAGTCGACAGTAATCCGATAGTAGATAAGTACATTTGAAAGGAAAAATTATTTGGGAGCCGCGCCGCGCCTCATGGATGGTATAGCCGACTAAGGGTTTCTCTTGAAACACCCAAATATGCAGCTATCAGGCTTTTAGGAACCATGTTATAAAGCTCCGGATATAGTTTTAAAAGTTCTTCATATCTGTGTTTCGCATCGTTATTCATAAAGGATAACAGTCTTTTTTGAGCTGCAACATATCCTTTATTGGTTCTCCATCTAAAAAAATGCTCCACATTGTGAAGTTCATGGCATAGCTTTTCCCTGTCGCCGTTGGTAATGCAAAGTACCTCGGCATCGGTAATACAATCTAAATTGATGGTAGCCTTGGTATGATTATACAATGCATTAAAATCAGACGCCCACCACGTTGGCATAGCAAACTGCAGGATGTACATTTTCAGATCATCATTAATAAAAAAGGATTTTAAACAACCGGAAATCACGAAGTATTCACAGTCTACCGTATCGCCTTCAGTAATGATAGCCTGTCCTTTTTCAAAACGCTGTTTTTTAAAATGCGAAAAGAAATAATCAAACTGCTCATCAGTTAACGCAGTTAGTTTAGCGACATGCACTTTTAAGATTTCTTTGGCTTCCATTGTATATACTAAGTTAAGTGCAAAAAAATGGAGAAGAGTCTTTGACACTTTATTTATTCAAATATCTGCAAATCTCCCATAAGTAAAACATCATGAGAAAGCGGCACAACGCGGATGAACAACAATACAAGAGATAATTGAAAGCATTTCGTTAAATGTTAGGCGGAACGACAGTCATTTTAATTATTATTTTTGAAACTCCGGTTTTAATTCCGCGTTCATAACCTTTTCGAATTTGATTACTTTCGGCTTTGAGACTTGCATGATGTAAGTTGAACCTGGGTTGAGCCAGTAATATCCCTGATGATAATTCTCAGCCACATAAAATATGGTAAATGGCACCACTTGGGTAACTATTGGTTTCGGGTAATGCTTTGAGTTATTAATCTCTTTGATTAATCCCATTATAATACTTTTCTCATCGGGGGTCCGGTAAAAGGCTATCGAACGATAGTCGGTACCCACATCAGGGCCCTGTCGGTTAAGCTCCGTAGGATCATGCGCAAAAAAGAATGCAC
Protein-coding regions in this window:
- a CDS encoding sigma-54-dependent transcriptional regulator, translating into MNIRILIVEDQFVEANNLRIILRKAGYVVCTIARSVSEGLKIIEDEKPDMVLLDIYLKGNLTGIDLAKTLRDKSIAFVFLSANSNKQILDAAKATKPYGFLVKPFREKDVLVMLDVAWYLHRQNQGPISNSKPSASSLAGNEFKEIIGASECMRDVLDNVKIVGTSDISVLILGESGTGKELIAQSIHRVSSRKQKPFVAVNCAALPANLIESELFGHEKGAFTGATDKRIGKFEQGNEGTVFLDEIGELPLELQVKLLRVLQEKEVELIGGRTKKIDVRIIAATNRNLEEEIVAGRFRLDLYYRINIFPITLPPLRERKDDIVSLANHFVNIYARKENKMITGVADPVIQSMLNYDWPGNIRELENLMARSVLLTNGPIINSLKLPGQSKGTTLSPQGLIKSMTENERDHILVALERCSWRIYGQGGAAELLELNPSTLNSRMKKLGIEKKYSRNQGN
- a CDS encoding Crp/Fnr family transcriptional regulator — protein: MEAKEILKVHVAKLTALTDEQFDYFFSHFKKQRFEKGQAIITEGDTVDCEYFVISGCLKSFFINDDLKMYILQFAMPTWWASDFNALYNHTKATINLDCITDAEVLCITNGDREKLCHELHNVEHFFRWRTNKGYVAAQKRLLSFMNNDAKHRYEELLKLYPELYNMVPKSLIAAYLGVSRETLSRLYHP
- the msrA gene encoding peptide-methionine (S)-S-oxide reductase MsrA, which codes for MKRFFLFGVGILLFAGVANAQTAGGSKDFTPLPKPAPEEKVATFGGGCFWSMSEAMSELKGVNRVISGYAGGTTKNPTYDQVASLTTGHAECSLVYYDPKVISFETIARAFFFAHDPTELNRQGPDVGTDYRSIAFYRTPDEKSIIMGLIKEINNSKHYPKPIVTQVVPFTIFYVAENYHQGYYWLNPGSTYIMQVSKPKVIKFEKVMNAELKPEFQK